A stretch of DNA from Shewanella sediminis HAW-EB3:
AATTTGATAGTGAGGTGCCGTACCATCGTAGAACCAAAGTACGGCTATCAATTGCCCATTATGGTTGGCAATTTTGAGATCTGTATCAAGCTTGCCATTCGCGGTCGGCCCCCGGTACTGACAAGACTCGAAATTCACCCTGTAGTTGTTATTACTGCCACTGAATTCATCGCATAGAGAAAAATAGGCGCGTTTTGTCGAGTCCATCTCTATCGATACTGCCAGTTGAAATGCGGCTTGCATGGTATTGTTGGCATCGACTATCAGATCGTCCATTGAGGTTGGATCCGGTATCGGTTCGGGATCCGGATCCGGTGTTGTGGTCTCTGGTGGCGTAGTTGTGGGTGTCGTTGTATCAGCCGTTGGCGTAACGCTGGTCGGTGGACTTGTTATTTCTGTGGCACCATCATCACCGCCTCCACCGCAACCCGAGAGTAAAATCGAGATAATGGTGATGACCAAAACCGGTGACGTGAAAATGGTTCGGCATAATCTACTCATGCTGTGTCTGGTTATTCTTTGTTTGATTATAGATTTCATGTTCTGATCCTTATTCCTGTCTCGTCTAATCCTGGAAAATCAGTGATCGGTTTGCATTGAGATACCAGTTGGGGTTGGTGTTTCCCGTTTTATCTGCAGCAAAGTTAAGAAATTCCGAATAGGTCATATCTAACCTTTCTCTTTCGAGAGGGTGTTGCCAACTGGTCGGGATCTCTATAGCCCAACTCATGCCATTCTCATTGAGGAAATATTGGCCCGCACCGGGGTCGGATCTATCCTCTCTGGATCCGAAATAAGCGGTGGCAAATTTATCGGTCGGAGCCTTGTTTTTCAGGTGGATCTCCAGCTTGCGTCCCGGCAGCTCTCCAACCACGTTTTTGGCCGCTAAGCCGTGGTCGGTGCCGGGAGTGGCAAAGATAAAGGGATCATAGGGGAAATCCGGCATCTGTGATTGGGCAATCGTGGTCTCGAAGGGGACTCTCATCTTCCAGGTGGTTCGATAGCTGGTGCCACAACCCGATTCGGTTCTCAGGTAGTTACACCCGGTCGATAAACTGATGTGATCCCACAAGTCTTGGGTAAAGATAAATACGGCATTAGTTTGTCCTGACTCTAATGGAGAGCCTGCCTGAGCAACGTCATCTATACTCCATTCGATGGAGTTTTCTTTAACCTTGCCCATAGCAACATCGGGTAGTTGTATCGCAAACCCGTTATGGTAGGCGGCGCCCATTGCGGCAAGCTGAGCTTCAAACTCGACTCTTATTATCTGATTATTCTTGATATATTCGATCAATCTCAGGTGAAAGATGACGTCGTTCATATCGTAATCTTCCTGATCGGGGTAGAGATCTTCATAGGCAACCGAGGTGTAACTCGATGATGAGGGGTAGTAATTAATCGTGACCCCGGTTTCGGTTATGGTGATCTGATGATCTTCCACCTCACCGTCACCGACACCGCCAGTCGGGCCGATATCCGCCAGACTGCTGAAGCGAAATCGTGCCCAGGATTGGCCGGATTTTCCCCAGGTTGGCACATCTAAACTCACGCTGTTACTGCCAGGAGAAAGTGCATGGCCGATAATTGCCTGTTCATCACTGTCGAAACTGCCGTTTTGATTCCAATCGAACCAGGCATTGAGGTAACCACCTGTGCCTGTAGCGGTCGCTAATATTACAGCCGATTCACCCAGCTCGAAGCCAGTCGGAAAGCTGATACCATCTTCATCATCTATGCCATCACTGCTGTCATCAGAAAGCGGCAATGGGTAACCATTAGCTTCATTGTCGACGAGTGAGCCCAGATAGAAGTCATCGATAATCGAGTGTCTGGCACCATTAGATGCCATATAGGTGCCGTATGAGTCTGGGGCGTCACCGAAGTCAACGTTATCTCCAACGGGGACCTCGGCCAAGGCGCAGCGGGCGCCATCATTGCTCGATGATGAGGGGCCATAAGCAAATATATCCGCACTGGGGTTCGCTTCATCGACATTGAGGCGATAGATCTTTCCGTCACTGTTATTACTGAGGTAAAGGGTTCCGTCAGGATCGAAGAACTGGGCACCGAAGGTAAAATTTGAACCCGAAGAGGTGACCACGACACCTAAGTTATTAGCCGAACCATTTGAGGGATCTATCTGCAGTAAGCTACCAGTGGCCCCATTGGTCACTGCATAGATCTGCCCGTCACTGGGGTGGAAAGCAAAGTCAGTTATCTTATAGGTGGCATTATCGGTACTTCCGACAACCAATGACATTGAATAGTTATTAGGGTCATCGAGGGGGATTTTAAATAAGCCTTTGTTTTTTTTATAGCCGTACCAAACATTTTCATCGATGGCGATATCACCCACAAAGAAGTTACCGGCCGCGGCGGCAGAGGTATCCTTAGTGACGTTTAACGGCGTGATGATGTAATCATCGCCTGTCTTACCTAAGGTACTGCCTTCGTAATCCCACCCATAAATATAGTTATCATGATAATTATATCCGACACCGTTATAGGCTTTAATGCGATTCATGTCGTTTGAAAGTATGACATAACTTCCTGTCGCCAGCTCTACGCCATAAGAGATAGGGACAGAGGAGGGGGTTTGTATGATAAATGCTTGAGTTGGACAGTTAGAAAACTCTGCCGCCCATGACGTTCCCTGGCTGAGCAATAAACACGTGGTTATAACCGAGCAGTATGCTGTTTTCATTGGGTGTCCCTATATCCATATTCTCTGTGTAGAGGGTTAAATGCAGGGGATGTGCCACAAGTTAAAACTTTTATTTATCAGGCTATTACGCTTGATTTATTGTTCGCTTTTTGAAAGTCGGTGCAAACTGCAAATCAAGTTGCAATTGGAAAGATAGCTGGAAAATAGGGTGAAAAGTGGTGGAATTTGTAGAGCGAGAAACTTATACCGATTGGTATTATTCAGCATTGAGCTCAACGGTTCTCGATTGTGCTCAATGCTGAGTGGGGCTTGAAGAGAGACTTTTTATACCAAGTGGTATTACTTAATTGGCGATGTAACTACACCATTCACTGAGTTCTCGTGGATCGCCATAGGCTTTCATCCAGCGAATAAAGCTTTGAGGGCAACGAGTGCTGAGATTTAACTGGCACCAGGCATCGAGCGCTGCCTGTGTATTATACCCTTCATAGTAGGCATCGAATGCCTTATCTGAGTGTCGCCAGAATTTATGATCGATTCTGCCACGCTCGGCCAAAAATGGATGGTCGCCTTTAGGTTGAACTTGCTTACGAACGTGATTGCTCAGATCATTTAATATCCGCTGCAGTACATCTGCGCCGATCTCATTCATCTCAAGTTCGTCGATCTTGTCGATGTCGCTACCCACCAATAGATTGATACGTTCAATTAAGTAGTCGGTATTGAGTGAGATAGCCAATTCGTAAGCGAACAGGTCTAACTTTGCGAGGATTCGGTCTCTGTACTCCTCTTTAGAGAACAGCTTATCTTTAATTGCCTTGTTGTAGTCTCTGACACCTGGATGCTTGCTGATAAGCTCTTTCTGCAATAGTGGGTATTCACTTAATTGCTCTTTAGGGAGTAACGACAACAGATTAACCAGCTCAGAAGTATTGACCATTAAGCTGCCAAGTTCTGCCTTAGCTTTAGGTGATAATTTTGTTGTCATCTTAGTCTCATAGCTAATCAAAAGTGACTTAATATTACCTGTTTATGACTTCACTGGATACCGCTAAGCACTTGAATGAGGGGTTTATCACTAGAAATCACTAAGAGGAAGATTGTTTTATAGTGAAGCGCTGCTTGGCATAGTGTGGACCATGAAGTCTGTAGCGTAATAGAAATTACATCGCTATTTAAACAAGCGTTACCAAGTTTCTTTTCAGGAGATGTTAGATGAAGACCATTGCATCCATACTATTATTGGCACTTCCCTTGGCTTTGGCTCATCAAGCACAAGCGGTGGAATTCAAGCCACTCGATAACGCATTTGTCCAGCAATCGGCTGCTTTTGGGGTCACTCAGGATAACTGGGACCATGGAGCCCATGCCGGGGTAACATTTCCTAATGCGTATCGGTTTACCCCCCATATGGAGATCTCACTGCCTGTCGATGTTAACCCTCGAGAATGGCCAGAGCGCCCTCAAGCGCTGTTGCAGCTGACTGCTGCAGATCTCGATGGTGAGCACAGCTTAGAAGTGCTCCTCAGAGACCGATTGAAAAATCACTCTATGGTGGTGCTTAACAAAGGGAGCTTAGTGCATCAGCACTTCTGGAATGGTTATGGTGCCGGGCAGACACATCTGCAGATGTCAGTGACTAAGTCTTTTACATCCCTCCTGACCTCAATCGCCGTAGCGCAGGGGAAGCTGGATATGGACAGAGCCATTATTCAGTATCTTCCTGAGCTGAAAGGCACAGGCTTTGAGGATGCAACCGTGCAGGAGGTTGCCGACATGCGTTCAGGCATAGGTGTCACCTTCAGCGAAGGCAAGCTGTGGGACGATCGTATGACAGAAGCGCAAGATTGGAACGGCGACAGTAAATACCCTGATATGCGCGGTGTGATGGATTATGCCAATACTCTGGATAACCATAGGCCAATAGGCAAGGTTTATGACTATCTGGATGTGAATACCGAGCTGTTAGGTAAAGTCGTCGAGAAGGTGCAGGGCCAGCCGTTAGCTGAACTACTTGAGTCGCAGATCTGGGGCAAGATAGGTGCACAGCAGCCAGCCAAGTGGATGAGTAATCGTAATGGCGAAGTTGTGGCGTCCGGAGGATTAAATATGACAACCCGGGATCTCGCCAAGGTGGGTGAAGTTATCGCCAACAAAGGGGTGAGTCAACAGGGTGAACGAGTCATTCCTGCTGAGTTTATCGAAGCGCTCTTTCAAGGTGATGATAAAGTTCGTTTTGCCTGGCAGCAGGGCAAGGAGTCGGCGCTTGCGACAGGTTGGTATAAGGATCAATTTAGAGTACTCGATATTAAAGGACATAAGTTTATCGCCATGGTCGGAATTCATGGTCAGATCTTGGTGATCGAGCCTAAAAGCCAAACGGTTATTGCGATGAACTCAGGTTTCGGCGAAATGGAACCACCACGGATGGCCATCTTAATTTTTCAGCAGATTATTCCAGCAATTTTGGATAAGCTGGCACAGGATAAAGCATAGTAATACCAATCGGTATAAAAGTTTATGGACTCTCTGAAGCCACGGATGGCCCCCTTTCTTAAAATCGTTCTCTTATGATTAGCGAGCATACTCGCTGCTTATGAGAATGGTATCAAAACATTCATTTTATATTAATTTCTTATTTGTGCCATTTGATATCTATTTATAAATATCCACTTTGAAAAGTAGTGTCTAAACATTATATTGTTAAAGTACATTTGATATTTTCTTAACTTGTTTCTAGTTTAATTAAGCTTGCTAGTGATGATTAATGAATTTTTTTAATTTAACCTCGCTCTGTACTCTTGTTCGTCCCATGAACTCATGTGTTAATGAGCTTATGTTTCACGGATCGGGGGACAAATTAGCTTCCCGGCTATTAACAGGAGAGAGGTCAATCCTCTCTCCACCTAAATAATCTTGTTTTACAAAACATCTATTGGTAGAAAACTCATGAATAAAGTATGGATTAACTCATTACTACTTGTTCTTTTTAGTGACATCAATGTTGTTGCCGCCGATTCGCCAGAGCGACTTGAAGTCGGTGGTGCTGTAAAAGTTAACTACAAATATATCGACTATAATCAAGAGTCGAAACACAAAGGGGGGGATCTGGTTTTTGATGTGACTTCGATTAAATTTTCAGGAAAAAATGGCCAATGGGGCTTAGAATCTGATTATCGGTTTACTGCGGACAGTCATTATGTGAGATATGGCTATGGTTACTATGATGTGTCGAATGACTTTCAAATCCAATTCGGTGTAAATCAAACCCCTTTCGGCAATATAGGTGTTATATCAAATAGCTATTGGTTTGGCCTGCCTTATTACTTAGGCTTCGAAGATGATCATGATGTGGGGATCAAATCTGTATATAAGGGTGAGAATTTTCGTACTGAGTTCGCCTTCTACAAGAATGCCGAATATGAGGCGAGCGAAACCAAACGTTATGGCGCCGATCTCTATAGCGGAAAAATTGGTGGGATTGAATACTTTAATGAAGAAGTAAATCAATTTAATTTAAGGCACACGTATTTTTTTGACCATGAGGCGGGGGGGACTGCTTTAGGTGTTTCGCTACAATATGGAGATATCTATAATAGTCAAACAGGAAATATGGGCGAGAGAACCGCTTATGCGCTTCATTTAGATAGTCATATATATGATTGGAATATTCAACTCCAATTACTGGAATACCAATATGATGCCGCAGAACCCGTCGGTAGCAAAAAAATTGCAGTTTCTGTTGTTGGAGCGACTTTCGAGGTGGCGAGTAAAGCGCAGGTTTACAGCGTTAATATCGCTAAAAATGTGCCAACATCCTGGGGCCGACTTAAACTTTATAATGATTTCGGTTTAATGACACCCGATGTCGACGATAGTAGCTATGATAATAGTATGCAAAATGTCACCGGATTTTCTGCGTATATTGGCTCCGTGGTTATTATGCTCGATTATATCATGGGGAATAACATGACATTCTCAACGGCCGATAATAACCATATTGGTCTGCCGTGCTTGGGAGAGGGGTGGGATAAGAGGGTAAACTTTAATTTAGCTTATTATTTTTAGTTCTATGCTCTATGTTGTAAAGTATAAGAACTATTGCATTTTTTAATTCTAAAATGCTCCACATTTTTAGTGCATCTTCCTATTTATTTTTCTATTCATTTTCCTATCTAATTAAGTTGTGTGCGACACATCCCACTTCGAGTTGTGACTATGTTGTTGATCACGTAAACCTCGTTTTCAATATTTGTTTTTCATGTTTCCTAGTTATTAGTTTATTAATACTCCTAATGATGCTTGGTGATTGTTTTTTAACTAATGTCGTCAGTATTGAAAAAACAATGAAATATCAAGTTAGATATTCATGACATTAACTCTTAACTTTTAACTATTAAAGAAGTAGATGTGACTGGTCGTAGGGCATGAACGATGGAGCTGTAGTGGGTGGTTATAGGAATTTAACCAGTAGGCCATGATTATCTGTTTAAGACAATTTTACCGATATCGAAAGCGGAGAGCTTCCTCTTTCCACCAGGAGAAAAAATGAAGAATCACACTCTAGTCGCACTTGTTGCATTGTCCCCTACATTGGCGCTATGCACCCATGCATCAGAGCTTGATGTTACTCAGGTACCAGCCACTCAAGTCAGTATCGCCAGCGCAAAATATCAACCTGTCTTTCAGACAAAGACCTATAGTACGGCATTGACGGCCTCTGAAAGGGTGCAGATCATCGCACTCACTACAGGAGCTCTGGAAAAAAAGTTAGTCAGAAATGGCCAAGCTGTGCAGGAGGGCGATATTT
This window harbors:
- a CDS encoding LruC domain-containing protein, which gives rise to MKTAYCSVITTCLLLSQGTSWAAEFSNCPTQAFIIQTPSSVPISYGVELATGSYVILSNDMNRIKAYNGVGYNYHDNYIYGWDYEGSTLGKTGDDYIITPLNVTKDTSAAAAGNFFVGDIAIDENVWYGYKKNKGLFKIPLDDPNNYSMSLVVGSTDNATYKITDFAFHPSDGQIYAVTNGATGSLLQIDPSNGSANNLGVVVTSSGSNFTFGAQFFDPDGTLYLSNNSDGKIYRLNVDEANPSADIFAYGPSSSSNDGARCALAEVPVGDNVDFGDAPDSYGTYMASNGARHSIIDDFYLGSLVDNEANGYPLPLSDDSSDGIDDEDGISFPTGFELGESAVILATATGTGGYLNAWFDWNQNGSFDSDEQAIIGHALSPGSNSVSLDVPTWGKSGQSWARFRFSSLADIGPTGGVGDGEVEDHQITITETGVTINYYPSSSSYTSVAYEDLYPDQEDYDMNDVIFHLRLIEYIKNNQIIRVEFEAQLAAMGAAYHNGFAIQLPDVAMGKVKENSIEWSIDDVAQAGSPLESGQTNAVFIFTQDLWDHISLSTGCNYLRTESGCGTSYRTTWKMRVPFETTIAQSQMPDFPYDPFIFATPGTDHGLAAKNVVGELPGRKLEIHLKNKAPTDKFATAYFGSREDRSDPGAGQYFLNENGMSWAIEIPTSWQHPLERERLDMTYSEFLNFAADKTGNTNPNWYLNANRSLIFQD
- a CDS encoding serine hydrolase domain-containing protein encodes the protein MKTIASILLLALPLALAHQAQAVEFKPLDNAFVQQSAAFGVTQDNWDHGAHAGVTFPNAYRFTPHMEISLPVDVNPREWPERPQALLQLTAADLDGEHSLEVLLRDRLKNHSMVVLNKGSLVHQHFWNGYGAGQTHLQMSVTKSFTSLLTSIAVAQGKLDMDRAIIQYLPELKGTGFEDATVQEVADMRSGIGVTFSEGKLWDDRMTEAQDWNGDSKYPDMRGVMDYANTLDNHRPIGKVYDYLDVNTELLGKVVEKVQGQPLAELLESQIWGKIGAQQPAKWMSNRNGEVVASGGLNMTTRDLAKVGEVIANKGVSQQGERVIPAEFIEALFQGDDKVRFAWQQGKESALATGWYKDQFRVLDIKGHKFIAMVGIHGQILVIEPKSQTVIAMNSGFGEMEPPRMAILIFQQIIPAILDKLAQDKA